The following are from one region of the Musa acuminata AAA Group cultivar baxijiao unplaced genomic scaffold, Cavendish_Baxijiao_AAA HiC_scaffold_422, whole genome shotgun sequence genome:
- the LOC135658946 gene encoding respiratory burst oxidase homolog protein A-like: MRGSTRHERRWASDTVPRGRVMSAGSSPGTSASNDGEEFVEVTIDLQDDDTIVLRRVEPAPAADSGYLSDATGSAASRSPSIGRSSSHRLRHFSQELKAEAVARARQLKEDLKAELKRFTWGHGPSRAGASTSAGGAAGASPALDSALASRAARRQRAQLDRTRSGAQKALRGLRFISGGKATAVDAWNEVQSNFDKLARDGYLSRSDFAQCIGMKDSKEFALELFDALSRRRRLNAERITKEELYEFWCQITDQSFDSRLQIFFDMVDKNEDGRITEEEVKEIIMLSASANKLSRLKEQAEEYAALIMEELDPERLGYIELWQLETLLLQKDTYLNYSQALSYTSQALSQNLAGLRKKGPIRKLSTKLGYYLEENWKRLWVMALWVGVMAGLFAWKFIQYRHRYAFQVMGYCLTTAKGAAETLKLNMALVLLPVCRNTITWLRSTRLARALPFDDNINFHKAIAAAIMVGVILHAGNHVTCDFPRLISSSADKYNMLRPYFGETKPTYMDLVRGPEGVTGIIMLVCMVVAFTLATHWFRRSLVRFPKPFDRLTGFNAFWYSHHLFVIVYVLLIVHGECLYLIHKWYNKTTWMYLAAPVLLYVGERSLRALRSGYYSVRLLKVAIYPGNVLTLQMSKPSAFRYQSGQYMFVQCPAVSPFEWHPFSITSAPGDSYLSVHIRQLGDWTRELKRVFAAACEPPVAGKSGLLRADEATKKSLPKLLIDGPYGASAQDYKKYDVLLLVGLGIGATPFISILKDLLNNIVKMEEENDALSDYRPPKPQNGERVDLATLMRASRRVRWALRTTNAYFYWVTREQGSFDWFKGVMNEVAELDQRGVIEMHNYLTSVYEEGDARSALITMIQALNHAKNGVDIVSGTRVRTHFARPNWKRVFAKICSKHPHAKIGVFYCGAPVLAQELSKICYDHNQRGTTRFDFHKEHF; the protein is encoded by the exons ATGAGGGGCTCGACGCGCCACGAGCGGCGATGGGCGTCGGACACTGTGCCCAGAGGGCGGGTGATGAGCGCGGGGTCGTCGCCGGGGACCTCCGCGTCGAACGACGGAGAGGAGTTCGTGGAGGTGACGATCGACCTCCAGGACGACGACACCATCGTGCTCCGCCGCGTCGAGCCGGCGCCAGCGGCGGACTCGGGATACTTGTCCGATGCCACGGGGTCGGCGGCGTCGCGGTCGCCCTCCATCGGGCGGAGCTCGTCGCACCGGCTGCGGCACTTCTCCCAGGAGCTGAAGGCGGAGGCGGTGGCGCGGGCGCGGCAGCTGAAGGAGGACCTCAAGGCCGAGCTCAAGCGTTTCACGTGGGGCCACGGCCCGTCGCGGGCGGGAGCATCCACCTCCGCGGGCGGGGCCGCAGGGGCGTCCCCGGCCCTGGACTCGGCCCTGGCCTCCCGGGCGGCGCGGCGGCAACGGGCGCAGCTGGATCGGACCCGATCGGGAGCCCAGAAGGCGCTCCGGGGGCTCAGGTTCATCAGCGGCGGTAAAGCCACCGCCGTCGACGCGTGGAACGAGGTCCAAAGCAACTTCGACAAGCTCGCGCGCGACGGCTATCTCTCGCGCTCCGATTTCGCCCAATGCATAG GCATGAAAGATTCCAAGGAGTTCGCGCTGGAGCTGTTCGACGCATTGAGCAGGAGAAGAAGGTTAAACGCGGAGCGCATCACTAAAGAGGAGCTGTACGAGTTCTGGTGTCAGATCACGGATCAAAGCTTCGATTCTCGCCTCCAGATCTTCTTCGACAT GGTGGACAAGAACGAGGACGGCCGGATCACCGAGGAGGAAGTTAAAGAG ATCATAATGCTGAGTGCGTCCGCAAATAAGCTGTCGAGGCTGAAAGAACAGGCCGAGGAATACGCAGCCTTAATCATGGAGGAGCTGGATCCCGAGCGGCTCGGCTATATCGAG CTGTGGCAACTGGAGACATTGTTGCTTCAAAAGGATACGTACCTTAACTACAGTCAGGCGCTGAGCTACACCAGCCAAGCGTTGAGTCAGAACCTGGCCGGGCTGAGGAAGAAGGGGCCCATCCGGAAGCTGAGCACGAAGCTGGGCTACTACTTGGAGGAGAACTGGAAGCGGCTGTGGGTGATGGCGCTGTGGGTCGGGGTGATGGCCGGCCTGTTCGCCTGGAAGTTCATCCAGTACCGGCACAGGTACGCGTTCCAGGTGATGGGGTACTGCCTCACCACCGCCAAGGGCGCGGCCGAGACGCTGAAGCTCAACATGGCCCTCGTTCTTCTCCCGGTGTGCCGAAACACCATCACCTGGCTTCGCTCCACCCGGCTGGCCCGTGCTCTGCCCTTCGACGACAATATCAACTTCCATAAG GCGATAGCGGCGGCAATCATGGTCGGCGTGATCCTCCACGCCGGCAACCATGTCACCTGCGACTTTCCGCGGCTGATATCGTCGTCGGCTGACAAGTACAACATGTTGCGGCCTTACTTTGGAGAAACCAAGCCCACGTACATGGATCTCGTGCGAGGCCCCGAGGGCGTGACCGGGATCATAATGTTGGTCTGCATGGTGGTGGCCTTCACACTCGCCACGCACTGGTTCCGCCGGAGCCTGGTGAGGTTCCCCAAGCCCTTCGACAGGCTCACCGGCTTCAACGCCTTCTGGTACTCCCACCACCTGTTTGTCATCGTCTACGTGTTGCTCATCGTCCACGGAGAATGCCTCTACCTCATCCACAAGTGGTACAACAAGACG ACATGGATGTATCTAGCAGCTCCTGTTCTGCTCTACGTTGGGGAGAGGAGCCTGAGAGCCCTTAGGTCCGGCTATTACTCGGTTCGGCTCCTGAAG GTCGCTATATATCCCGGCAATGTTCTGACGCTCCAAATGTCAAAGCCCTCCGCGTTCCGCTACCAGAGTGGTCAGTACATGTTTGTTCAGTGCCCTGCTGTATCGCCCTTCGAATG GCATCCTTTCTCCATTACTTCTGCGCCGGGGGATAGCTACCTAAGCGTCCACATTCGACAACTCGGTGACTGGACACGAGAATTAAAGCGGGTCTTCGCAGCAGCCTGTGAACCTCCGGTGGCCGGAAAGAGTGGCCTTCTGAGAGCAGACGAGGCCACCAAGAAAAG CCTGCCGAAGCTTTTGATAGACGGGCCTTACGGTGCTTCAGCTCAGGACTACAAGAAGTACGACGTCCTTCTTCTCGTCGGCCTAGGAATCGGTGCAACTCCTTTCATCAGCATCCTGAAGGATCTCCTGAACAACATAGTCAAAATGGAAGAGGAAAAC GACGCGCTCTCGGACTACCGCCCACCAAAGCCACAGAACGGGGAGCGTGTCGATTTGGCGACGCTGATGAGGGCGTCGAGGAGAGTACGGTGGGCTCTCAGAACGACCAACGCATACTTCTACTGGGTGACACGAGAACAGGGGTCCTTCGACTGGTTTAAAGGAGTTATGAACGAAGTGGCCGAGTTAGATCAAAGG GGCGTGATTGAGATGCACAATTACTTGACGAGTGTGTACGAAGAAGGAGACGCCAGATCTGCACTGATCACCATGATCCAAGCTCTCAATCATGCCAAGAACGGCGTCGACATTGTCTCCGGCACCCGG gtGAGAACTCATTTCGCTCGGCCTAATTGGAAGAGAGTCTTCGCCAAGATATGCTCCAAACACCCCCATGCCAAGATAG GAGTGTTCTACTGCGGTGCGCCGGTTTTGGCGCAGGAGCTAAGCAAGATCTGCTATGACCACAACCAGAGGGGCACCACCAGGTTCGACTTCCACAAGGAGCATTTCTGA